CCacacataaaaattgttaacgTGACGTTAAAAGTCTAGGAGCACTTCACTGAAGATACCGGACTGACGACTGAACTCGTATACCGAACACCTATAGTTATTAAATTGTATCCTGTGTATTAgtcgatattttattttattttgtatgaaaatttataagaatttattaaCAGTACTCactgatttttaatgaaattgaattttttttaatatttaattttaatttattttctttcatatattttaaatttcattaaaatatttaagttagcATTTGTTATAACATGAATAGCGTCGTTCGTGTTCTCTACACGTAATATGCGCGCGCatacatcaaaattaaaagaaacagAAATTGTTTACTGTGGTGAGATCTATATCataaaaaagaaacgaaaaattttattaaaaatgtctaCTTGTTTTGATTGAcagcgttaaaaaaaatttttttttcggtgagagtttatagttttttcagtgattttttaaccaatttttaaatttttttatttcttattttttaaatatgtttttttttttttaattttttttttttgtaatgaataTTTACCttaatttctttcaattatcACTTTGCTTATGTTTaggattcaaattttttgataaaaataaatgggCAGGAGCCGATCAAATTCACCAACACGAAGACGTGAACGTGTCGAACGTGAACGTGATAGAGAACGTGACCGTGATAGAGATCGTGATCGAGAACGTCGACGAAAACGTACCAGAAGTCGATCTCGTGATAGACCTGAAAGAAGACGTAGATCAGGTGAAAGAGAACATCGACATAAACGAAATTATTCACGTTCTCGATCACGGGAAAGAGATAGAAGTAGAACTCGACGTAATAGACCTAATAAACATCAAGAAACAGAAAGACCAGCTATTACAGCAGCTGATTTAGAAGGCAAATCACCCGAAGAACAAGAGATGATGAGAGTAATGGGATTCTGTAATTTTGATACAACCAAGGGTAAGAAATTACCTGGAAATGATGTAGGTGAAGTTCAcgtaatattaaaaagaaaatatagacAATATATGAATCGGAAAGGCGGTTTTAATAGGCCTTTAGATTTTGTtgcgtaatttatttttttatttgttgatttaagatagaacttagtttataagactgaaatattagtatatttcgaagataattttatatcagGGCAAATCAGAGATAAGTATAGAAACAGTTTAGgaaaactattaatttatcGGTTATATAACggggaaatttaaaaatgggCATTTTTATATCTATACCTCAGTTTTGTATATAACTACCTCATCATTTATTTTCagtgtttttcttaaatatgtGAACTAAAttcaataacatattttaaaatcgaaaaaaatgttttttcgattttaaaaggaatcataattataataaaaatggagAAATCTGTTGGATAAACGGATTTCCATTTaagttaacaaattatttaaaatatttggtttcGTAGAATATCTTATTACATAAGTAAtacgaaaattacaaaataattttttatatttaatacctCATGACGttttaccttttttaaaaaggtttacGGGTATCATTAATAGCGAACCTTCATTAACGGGTACTACTCAGATCCTAAACTGTAAATTCTAATCTGAAATGccttaatatttcaataaaacgaTGATTTGTTAAACAACTTTACGATTTAAACAGGGTGTTCGGTTGTTAGcacgttaaatttttttcaaatttctggggAAAAAAAACACtggaaaacttttattctagTTTGAAAGACCTTTCGAAAATTATTCCACACAAtggaataattgaaaaaaaatatcaattctcAGTTCTTTAACTATATTCCATCCATAAAATtgaggaaaatatttattttcgtacATCCCGTTGAGGGGTTCCAATAGGATAAGCGTTTTTTTACACTAAATACATTTTAGTGTAAAAAAGTATTCTAGTGATTTCTCTTATGAGGAAAACATTACATCAGTAACGGTTTCGCTAACGGGTATCTCACGAATATCTCATCAAACTGTTCATTTATAAACGTAGTGCCCTTTGGCAGTTTAGATCAACattcaagaattattttttaccaaatgTTTAGCCAATTTTGACTATTTGATTTTACAAGGCCCTAATTTATTACCGAAAAATGTACGCATATCTTCATAAGTTATAAACAACAAAACATAACGAACTGAAAAACAATGAATAACACTGATCACTGCACCCTGTATTTTGTttctaagataattttaaaatattatttaaaaaaaaattatatatatttttttattaattatttaaagagaAAATTCAGATAGCAATATTGCTTTtcgaaaaagaaataaattttaatatataaattttcttaaattttgtttaaaagcgAATTAGATCAGTATCGTTGAGGGCTTCTCTCTAACTCATACTGAAATTTtcacacacaaatttttacttCAAGAATTTTTCATGTCAATAACACAAAGCTGAAACAAATTGATTTGGCTTACGGTTGTTAAAATGTGTTGCTACGGAAAAAAACACAAcctaaaactaatttaataaattaacttaaaattttgagaaattgttcttaaatatgttaagtcacaacaatgaaaatttttaaaagactcTCTGAAAATTAACATTAGTTCTTATgggaattaagaaaattataatttttttattagtttttcctatatattaattgtaatttacagtaaacattttttttataaaaaaaataaaagcttaaaaatcATAGCTTTTCCATAAGAACTAACGTTAATTTACGCTTagttattttctacaaaacttAGCATAATTTTCAGAcaacctttttaaaaattttgttgtgaatACTTAACATGTTTAAGAACAATTTATCCAAATTTCAAGAACAATTTCTTTTTCTGtataatgatttaaattatttttatataaataaaatttaatttttttgggattGAAGTATGTTTATATCGAGTGTACTTTCAGCACATGATAATaagcttaaaaaattgattacggTTATATTTGCTTCTGAACAAAACTAATGTGaatttcatattgaaaataaaacacgttaattatttcgtttaaaaaataatataatttcaatcgATAAAATCTAATTCATTAAGATGTCATTAATTAAAGAATGACCAATTAATCAATAGACAAATcatctaaataattaatcatttgtaatcataatttatattgtcTCAATAAATACAACGCATTTTATGTGTTAACACTCTCTGGGTAATGAAACATAAAACctcaatagtttaaaaaattaaagatttattaaagAGGATTGATATCATTTGTTTATGATTTCTAAATCCTCTTTAACTATTTTTCACATGCATACCTCAATAATTAACAAACTCTgttaaaatttccgattatctgattatttttattgtaaacacATAATAATCGATGGTTAAATTTTAACAGAGTTACAATAGTAAATCAGGTTTATTCTTAATCATTTTCATTGTTATtcgataaattgttttaaaaaaacattcagtgtataattagatttatttcacaaaccgattcatgtaattttatattcttgaatataaaatatgtttttaaagtaaaaaaagcgTTTCATATTCGATACCAAATATTGGAAACATACCTTACCCTTTCCTAATGTTCCATGAAAatctattataaattaaaattaaatcta
The Chrysoperla carnea chromosome 4, inChrCarn1.1, whole genome shotgun sequence genome window above contains:
- the LOC123298341 gene encoding U4/U6.U5 small nuclear ribonucleoprotein 27 kDa protein; translation: MGRSRSNSPTRRRERVERERDRERDRDRDRDRERRRKRTRSRSRDRPERRRRSGEREHRHKRNYSRSRSRERDRSRTRRNRPNKHQETERPAITAADLEGKSPEEQEMMRVMGFCNFDTTKGKKLPGNDVGEVHVILKRKYRQYMNRKGGFNRPLDFVA